From the Psilocybe cubensis strain MGC-MH-2018 chromosome 6, whole genome shotgun sequence genome, the window GTGCCATCGTCTTCACCTGTAAGTTTTTAGCTATGGTGCCATGACAAGTCTATCTAGGAAGGAAGCTGACGCGTTGTGGCTGTTCATGGAAGGCATTGGTGCTAGGTACGTTATTGTGGTCTGATATGCGGATTTGGGGTATTGACGCCACGCCGTGCTCCTCTTTTTACTTTGCATTTCAGTTATGGTACAGCAAAATCTGGTGTCGGAATTTCAGCCATGTCAGTTCTACGACCTGACTTGATGATGAAGTGTGTTGTACCAGTTATCATGGCTGGTATTATTGCTGTGAGTCAGCCCTCCATCTTTCCGCAGTATCCACATTCAGCTTGCTAGCTCATCGCGAATGAAATTCTTCAATGAATGTATGCTAATCGACGTATTTTTTTGCTGCGATAGATTTACGGGCTTGTCGTGTCGGTGCTTATTGCTGCTGATCGTAAGTCTTGCAGCGTCTTGTATGTCATTGCTATTCGGCTGCTGAATGTGTTACTCTCCACCTCAGTCGAAACACACATGTCCCTTGCTAAAGGTTTTACCCAACTTGGTGCTGGTCTTTCTGTCGGTCTTGCTGGTCTCGCTGCTGGTTTTGCTGTTGGAATTGTCGGTGATGCTGGTGTACGAGGCACTGCTCAACAACCAAGGCTTTTCGTCGGCATGGTACGCTTCATACCATACAAAACATTTCTCGGTACTCATACTCTCACCAGATTCTTATTCTCATTTTCGCCGAGGTTTTGGGTCTTTACGGTGCGTTTAATCTATATGGTCACCCTTTCAACATCTGACCTCTGCCTCTTGAATCCCTTGAATAATAGGTCTCATCGTGGCTTTGATCATGAACACCAAGACCCGCGACATGCCCGTACGTAGATTCCGTCCCACATCATATTAAACACTTGTTTATGCGATCTTATATATAGTGCTAAATGGCTGATTACCATCTTGGATGGCGGTCTTCAAGGGCGCTACAATTTGGGTAGGAAGTAGGGACGAGAAGACTGGGACTATACCAAATGTTCTCGTCATTGCATGCACTCTGATATGCAAATGGACTTTTATGATACAGCACTTTTTTCTGCTCTTCGCTTGCCCGCAAACACGACCAGTATATTACTCTACCCCTCTGCTGCCCGGTTCTTGTAATTGTTGTTGTCCTTATGTTCAATCTGCCGCTTTCCTCCCACCAGTTGCCTACAGCCACATGAAAATCCTCTGTCCTGCCTTGTGAGCATCATAATTGTTTCGTATGTCACAATATCCTTTCACGAGTAAGTGGCTTGCAGCCCCACGATTCCCGTCACTAGTTCCCGAAACTTTGATTATGCGGCTAGGTCAAGGTTCTTCACTGACATTTGCTGGTGTTGCGCACCCAAACCAATCACGTGATCACCCATTCAAAACAACGTCGTGCTCCCCTGCCTTAATTCGATTCATCTTGCCCTGTTTTTTGTTGTGCTGGACTACTTATAATTCAAACGACCTTTCTCGTTGTAAGCTTTATCTCAATTCTATGACGTATTGCAAAAGTGTTGATCCGGACAAAAGATGCCGTTACCGTTGAACCCGAGCATTGAAACGCCGTTGTATTATTCATTCCTTTTCCACTGTATGTTATATACAGACTGCTTGGTTTATTATTCTTTCGCACTTTTCTCGTTTTCCGTTGTCTCTTTATCGCCAAATGCCTGAAACAATCCCTATCCTCCTGTTAACATTTGGAGCCCTTTACACATCTCACAAACTCTTCACGTTTTGGAAAGCAATAGGCGCTATTGAGTATGTTACTAGTCAAGCGCTGGTATTTCATTGATACTTTTCATTCTTCAGTCATCTTCCCGGATATCGTGTTGCTTTTCACGATGACAGTCTTGTTTTAATCTTGACGAGGATTCCTGGTATAGCTCCCGGATTCAATTATCTTTTTTTGGACAAATACACGACTAGTAAGTGTACGGCCATGCCAGTGTCCAACATGAGGTTCTATCGAAAACTTTGACTATTTTTTTAACATCTAGGATATACCAAGTGGGATGTGACATCCATGGTAAGCGTTCTCTTGGGCAATGGTCTGCAGGTCCTTCATGTTTGTCTTAATAGGTTTCCATGTTCCCGAATGTGGTGACGTCCCTTGCAGTTGCAGATGCTGACACGGCCAAAGTAAGCCGAAATCGACTATACGATGTAGTTCATATTATCCAAGATTATCAGCACATTCTTTCAGACCGGACGCTGTTCCCCAAACCACTTGCCCAGATGAagtttttgactttttttggGAATAACATCGGCACTGTCAATGGCGAAGAGTGGAAGAGGCACAGAAAAATCTCAGCTCCAACCTTTTCAGATGTGTGTAATGTTCCATTACAATTTATCATTACCCAATGTCGGCTGTTGATTAAACTCGTCTACTTTTACGCATCTAGCGCAATAACAGGCTGGTCTGGGACGAAACTATCCTTATCATGGAATCCTTGTTTTCTGATGTATGGAAGAATAAGGATGTGGTTTCGGTCGATCATTTCGTGGACCTCACACTTGCAGTTACGTATCTACCCCTCTGCATTGAATCTCGCAAACCATTTCTTTGATTGATTTTGGATACACCAGATTGCCATTTTTGTGATAAGCGTTGCCGGTAAGTCTTTCGTTCTCTGTAATAAACACGCTCCATAGTCCTTAACCTTTGTATAAGGCTTTGGGAAGAAGGTGTCTTGGCTTAATGACACTATTATTCCGGACGGACACAAGATGACCTTCAAAGACTCTCTTCACATCACATGTACGGACGTCATTTTCAAACTGCTTTTTCCTGACTGGATACTTGACCACGGCACCCGGCGGATGAAAAATACAAGGATTGCCTTTGATGAAATGAAAGTGGGTATGGTATCAGATACATCAATAA encodes:
- a CDS encoding V-type proton ATPase 16 kDa proteolipid subunit, encoding MNCEASQRDDIGIQIRHSPETQQEGFGNPAFGFDYAYVSQTSTRTHSSAVLPTKKVSSCQISAPSTLLSSAPWAAPVPSSSPEADALWLFMEGIGASYGTAKSGVGISAMSVLRPDLMMKCVVPVIMAGIIAIYGLVVSVLIAADLETHMSLAKGFTQLGAGLSVGLAGLAAGFAVGIVGDAGVRGTAQQPRLFVGMILILIFAEVLGLYGLIVALIMNTKTRDMPC
- a CDS encoding Cytochrome P450 monooxygenase 124, whose product is MPETIPILLLTFGALYTSHKLFTFWKAIGAIDHLPGYRVAFHDDSLVLILTRIPGIAPGFNYLFLDKYTTRYTKWDVTSMVSMFPNVVTSLAVADADTAKHILSDRTLFPKPLAQMKFLTFFGNNIGTVNGEEWKRHRKISAPTFSDRNNRLVWDETILIMESLFSDVWKNKDVVSVDHFVDLTLAIAIFVISVAGFGKKVSWLNDTIIPDGHKMTFKDSLHITCTDVIFKLLFPDWILDHGTRRMKNTRIAFDEMKVYMSEMIQDRRLSDKVERHDLLSALMNAHSDDLSDSYLSDSELMGSI